One Mesorhizobium sp. J428 DNA segment encodes these proteins:
- a CDS encoding AsmA family protein — translation MGVLERRSGTLARLFVIFGGLVVLVLTAALVGPYFVDWTSYRGDFEREASRILGREVKVAGSATARILPFPSVTFTDVRVAGTGSEPALTAERFSMDAELAPFLRGEVLIFDMRLERPKAVIHVGNDGAVDWAMRPNTPFDPGNVTIEKLTVTEGSVRIEHAASGRTHTLSEINTDVAATTLAGPWRLTGSMRLDGALTDFDLSTGRVEENGGMRVRVRAKPRRYPFSVETDGMARLDLGAPKYQASFKLSAYDAEPSLRGVDGATFALNGTADASKGPPDYRMSGKLELDHRRLAASEFLFETGPLADPYTAEGKADIDLGGEPRFSVEATGAQFRFDDRIGEEAGGGVTLERRIAALKSFVVALPKPSIPGSVEVNLPAVVAGDTTFRDVRLSAEPAEGGWKVADFAVSMPGRATLEADGFVATSEEDARFAGNMVLAVGQPSGFASWLSKDVDDAIRRLPRAGFSAKVDLASGRQVFDRLQLQLGDARFGGRLESNTPADANPSLLLSLDGGALDVEGLAAFASLFVTDAGQTRIEGRDLDLKVSAGPVSAGGLTAGRLETAFRLKDGKLDIDRLTLTDVSGANVSATGTIDGFPAAPSGSLDAAIISDDLAPLVAELGARYPDNRVAAEFARRFSGLSGLGRDARINLVANATATGGTPHYAFSAGGTMGGGDFTLAYSATGSPFAPETLDVALTASNEDGAALLTLYGVPTLPLVGAGPATTELTLKGAPAKGLETHGTLTGDTATARFDGTVTVLADAVTASGKARIEGADLEPWLGAAGVTLPGLGLGMPAELSADLTLSPQDLKIAKLDGSIGEVALSGDLTATLADGVPHLAGAMTTDFLPLDYALALVLGEGTLQGDDYGWASAAFPPRADAPFSAELELKAGAVGWGTETVATAAAMQARLTREGLSVANLSADVDDGKLAGLFDVKNNDGTGVVTGQATLSGLDIATLPGATALSGRANLSASLNGSGKSMEALVASLSGTGTAALSDLTIRGINPGALPALIAEADRVGRDIKEAAVAAFAPAIAGEGSFTGGAAELSFTVAGGVLRTSPVAFADGSTRLTGELRADIPAWAFETKGEIAYDPGNEALVGSQPSLNFTAAGAPEEAQLVFDTQPMAQFLTQRALEIEQARVEAMQALLLEKQRLRREVRYYAAVQEQRAERLRLEEEARLKAEEEARRKAEEEAKARAEEEARIRAEEEAKRKAEEEAKARADAEAKRQADEAARLEAEAAAKAEREAQAKAEEERRARLDADAKLKAAQDAQAAEAEARRQTQGEAAAPALAKPDPLVDMAGRPEVNGEAPRPRAIVPSDPPPAPRQDGFTLDRLLKTLGGGG, via the coding sequence TTGGGCGTCCTCGAACGGCGGAGCGGGACACTGGCGAGACTGTTTGTCATCTTCGGCGGGCTTGTCGTCCTCGTGCTGACGGCTGCGCTGGTCGGCCCCTATTTCGTCGACTGGACGAGCTATCGCGGCGATTTCGAGCGCGAGGCGAGCCGCATCCTCGGCCGCGAGGTCAAGGTGGCGGGCAGCGCCACCGCGCGCATCCTGCCGTTCCCCTCCGTGACTTTCACCGACGTGCGCGTTGCCGGCACAGGGTCCGAGCCGGCGCTGACGGCGGAGCGGTTCTCGATGGACGCGGAGCTTGCGCCGTTCCTGCGCGGCGAGGTGCTGATCTTCGACATGCGGCTGGAGCGGCCGAAGGCCGTGATCCATGTCGGCAATGACGGCGCGGTCGACTGGGCGATGCGGCCGAACACGCCCTTCGATCCCGGCAATGTCACGATCGAGAAGCTGACGGTGACGGAAGGCTCCGTGCGCATCGAGCACGCCGCGAGCGGGCGCACTCATACGCTCTCCGAGATCAACACCGATGTCGCGGCGACCACGCTTGCCGGCCCCTGGCGGCTGACCGGCTCGATGCGACTCGACGGGGCGCTGACCGATTTCGACCTGTCGACCGGCCGTGTCGAGGAAAATGGCGGCATGCGGGTCAGGGTGCGCGCCAAGCCGCGGCGCTATCCGTTCTCGGTCGAGACGGACGGCATGGCCCGGCTCGACCTCGGCGCGCCGAAATACCAGGCTAGCTTCAAGCTGTCGGCCTACGACGCCGAGCCGTCGTTGCGCGGCGTGGACGGCGCGACCTTCGCGCTCAACGGCACGGCGGATGCCTCGAAGGGACCGCCGGACTATCGCATGAGCGGAAAGCTGGAGCTCGACCACAGGCGGCTGGCGGCGAGCGAATTCCTGTTCGAGACCGGGCCGCTCGCCGATCCGTATACGGCGGAAGGCAAGGCCGACATCGATCTCGGCGGCGAGCCGCGCTTCTCGGTCGAGGCGACCGGGGCACAGTTCCGCTTCGACGACCGCATCGGCGAGGAGGCGGGCGGCGGCGTGACGCTGGAGCGCCGGATCGCGGCGCTGAAATCCTTCGTCGTGGCGCTGCCGAAGCCGTCGATCCCGGGCTCCGTCGAGGTGAACCTGCCGGCGGTGGTGGCCGGCGACACGACTTTCCGCGACGTGCGCCTTTCCGCCGAGCCGGCCGAGGGCGGCTGGAAGGTCGCAGACTTCGCCGTCTCGATGCCCGGCCGCGCGACGCTGGAGGCGGACGGATTCGTGGCGACGAGCGAAGAGGATGCGCGCTTTGCCGGCAATATGGTGCTGGCGGTCGGCCAGCCGTCGGGCTTCGCCTCCTGGCTGTCGAAGGATGTCGACGACGCGATCAGGCGGCTGCCGCGCGCGGGCTTCTCGGCAAAGGTCGATCTCGCCAGCGGCCGGCAGGTCTTCGACCGGCTGCAGTTGCAGCTCGGCGACGCCCGTTTCGGCGGCAGGCTGGAGAGCAACACGCCCGCCGACGCCAATCCATCGCTCCTGCTGTCGCTCGATGGCGGCGCGCTCGACGTCGAGGGGCTCGCCGCCTTCGCCTCGCTGTTCGTGACCGATGCCGGCCAGACGCGGATCGAGGGGCGCGACCTCGACCTCAAGGTCTCGGCCGGACCGGTGAGCGCCGGTGGCTTGACCGCCGGGCGGCTGGAGACGGCGTTTCGGCTCAAGGACGGCAAGCTCGACATAGACAGGCTGACCCTGACCGACGTGTCGGGCGCCAATGTCAGCGCCACCGGCACGATCGACGGGTTCCCGGCGGCTCCGTCCGGCAGTCTCGACGCGGCGATCATCTCGGACGATCTGGCGCCACTCGTCGCCGAACTGGGTGCGCGCTATCCCGACAACCGCGTCGCGGCCGAGTTTGCCCGGCGCTTCTCAGGCCTGTCCGGGCTCGGCCGCGATGCGCGCATCAACCTGGTCGCCAACGCCACCGCGACGGGCGGCACGCCGCATTACGCGTTCAGTGCCGGCGGGACGATGGGCGGCGGCGACTTCACGCTGGCCTATTCCGCGACCGGATCGCCCTTCGCGCCCGAGACGCTGGATGTCGCGCTGACCGCCAGCAACGAGGACGGCGCGGCACTGCTTACGCTCTACGGCGTGCCGACGCTGCCGCTGGTGGGCGCGGGACCGGCGACGACCGAGCTGACGCTGAAGGGCGCGCCGGCCAAGGGGCTGGAGACGCACGGCACGCTGACCGGCGACACCGCGACCGCGCGCTTCGACGGCACGGTGACCGTGCTAGCCGACGCGGTGACGGCGAGCGGCAAGGCCAGGATCGAGGGTGCCGACCTGGAGCCGTGGCTGGGCGCCGCGGGCGTGACGCTGCCGGGCCTGGGCCTCGGAATGCCGGCCGAGCTTTCCGCCGACCTGACGCTGTCGCCACAGGATCTGAAGATCGCAAAACTGGACGGATCGATCGGCGAGGTCGCGCTGTCGGGCGACCTGACGGCGACGCTGGCCGACGGCGTGCCGCATCTGGCGGGCGCGATGACCACGGATTTCCTGCCGCTCGACTATGCACTGGCGCTGGTGCTGGGCGAGGGGACGCTGCAGGGCGACGACTACGGCTGGGCGAGCGCGGCCTTCCCGCCGCGCGCCGACGCGCCGTTTAGCGCCGAGCTGGAGCTTAAGGCCGGCGCGGTGGGCTGGGGCACAGAGACGGTGGCCACGGCTGCGGCGATGCAGGCGCGGCTCACCCGCGAGGGCCTCTCGGTGGCCAACCTGTCGGCGGATGTCGACGATGGCAAACTCGCCGGCCTGTTCGACGTCAAGAACAATGACGGCACCGGCGTCGTGACCGGTCAGGCGACGCTGTCGGGGCTGGATATCGCGACGCTTCCGGGTGCGACCGCGCTGTCGGGCAGGGCGAACCTGTCCGCGAGCCTCAACGGCAGCGGCAAGTCAATGGAAGCGCTGGTTGCCTCGCTCTCCGGCACAGGTACCGCGGCGCTGTCAGACCTTACCATACGCGGCATCAACCCGGGCGCGCTGCCGGCGCTGATCGCGGAGGCCGACCGCGTCGGCCGCGACATAAAGGAAGCGGCGGTGGCGGCGTTCGCGCCGGCGATCGCGGGCGAGGGCAGCTTCACGGGAGGGGCGGCGGAACTGTCCTTCACGGTCGCGGGCGGCGTGCTGCGCACCTCGCCGGTGGCGTTTGCCGACGGGTCGACGCGGCTGACGGGCGAGCTTCGCGCAGATATTCCGGCCTGGGCCTTCGAGACCAAGGGCGAGATCGCCTACGATCCGGGCAATGAGGCTCTCGTCGGCTCGCAGCCCTCGCTCAACTTCACCGCGGCCGGCGCCCCGGAGGAGGCGCAGCTTGTCTTCGACACGCAGCCGATGGCGCAATTCCTCACCCAGCGCGCGCTGGAGATCGAGCAGGCGCGTGTGGAGGCGATGCAGGCTCTTCTCCTCGAAAAGCAGCGGCTGCGGCGCGAAGTGCGCTATTACGCGGCGGTGCAGGAGCAGCGCGCGGAGCGCCTGCGGCTGGAGGAAGAGGCGCGGCTGAAAGCCGAGGAGGAAGCCCGCCGGAAGGCGGAGGAAGAAGCGAAGGCTCGCGCGGAAGAAGAGGCGCGCATCAGGGCGGAGGAAGAGGCGAAGCGGAAGGCCGAGGAAGAGGCCAAGGCCAGGGCCGATGCCGAGGCGAAGCGCCAGGCGGACGAGGCCGCACGTCTCGAGGCGGAAGCGGCCGCGAAGGCAGAGCGGGAGGCGCAGGCTAAGGCCGAGGAGGAGCGCCGCGCCCGACTGGACGCGGATGCAAAGCTTAAAGCGGCGCAGGATGCGCAGGCGGCGGAGGCAGAAGCGCGCCGGCAGACGCAAGGCGAGGCTGCGGCGCCGGCTCTCGCGAAGCCTGATCCGCTCGTCGACATGGCCGGACGGCCTGAGGTCAACGGCGAGGCGCCCCGCCCGCGGGCCATCGTGCCGAGCGATCCGCCACCCGCGCCGCGGCAGGACGGCTTCACGCTCGACCGCCTGCTCAAGACCCTCGGCGGCGGGGGCTGA
- a CDS encoding AI-2E family transporter: MNAKPEVPPGGRLGPIVLAATAIAGAALCILMIWPFVGAITWALALAILFVPAHARIERRIGNPTVAALISVAILVIVVAVPAVFVIERLMSEAATGATSLQRRVVAGELRTMLDSYPRLAPIGAWIEHQLDLPALAASLATWLSNIGATFVRGSVLQVVEVALTFYLLFYFLRDRHAAKAIIRSWLPLTPAEDDRLFRRVFDTVHATVYGTLAVAAVQGTLGGLMFWALGLPAPLLWGLVMGLLSVIPVLGAFVVWIPASLILALDGSWGKAVVLALWGAVVVGSIDNILRPILVGNRLRLHTVPAFISMIGGLTLFGAPGFILGPLAVTVTMLIMEIWSARLNDTPLPDLEQPTPLETAEAAVSPRRRGS, encoded by the coding sequence TTGAACGCCAAGCCCGAAGTGCCGCCCGGTGGCCGCCTCGGCCCGATCGTGCTTGCCGCGACCGCGATCGCCGGCGCCGCGCTCTGCATCCTCATGATCTGGCCGTTCGTCGGCGCGATCACCTGGGCGCTGGCGCTTGCGATCCTCTTCGTGCCCGCGCATGCCCGGATCGAGCGGCGCATCGGCAATCCCACCGTCGCCGCGCTGATCTCGGTGGCAATCCTCGTCATCGTCGTCGCGGTGCCGGCCGTCTTCGTGATCGAGCGGCTCATGAGCGAGGCGGCCACGGGCGCGACGTCGCTGCAGCGGCGGGTCGTCGCGGGCGAGCTCAGGACCATGCTCGATTCCTATCCGCGGCTCGCGCCCATCGGGGCCTGGATCGAGCACCAGCTCGACCTGCCGGCGCTGGCGGCGAGCCTTGCCACCTGGCTCAGCAATATCGGCGCCACCTTCGTACGCGGCTCGGTGCTGCAGGTGGTGGAAGTGGCGCTCACCTTCTACCTGCTGTTCTACTTCCTCAGGGACAGACACGCCGCGAAGGCGATCATCCGCTCATGGCTGCCTCTGACCCCGGCCGAGGACGACCGCCTCTTCCGGCGGGTGTTCGACACGGTCCACGCCACCGTCTACGGCACGCTCGCCGTCGCCGCCGTGCAGGGAACACTTGGCGGGCTGATGTTCTGGGCGCTCGGCCTGCCCGCGCCGCTGCTGTGGGGCCTCGTCATGGGGCTCCTGTCGGTTATCCCGGTGCTCGGCGCCTTCGTGGTATGGATTCCGGCCTCGCTCATTCTCGCGCTCGACGGAAGCTGGGGCAAGGCGGTCGTCCTGGCACTCTGGGGCGCGGTCGTCGTCGGCAGCATCGACAACATCCTGCGGCCGATCCTCGTCGGCAACCGGCTGAGGCTGCACACCGTGCCCGCCTTCATCTCGATGATCGGCGGCCTCACCCTGTTCGGCGCGCCGGGCTTTATCCTCGGCCCGCTCGCGGTGACGGTGACGATGCTGATAATGGAGATCTGGTCGGCCCGGCTGAACGACACGCCGCTTCCGGACCTGGAGCAGCCCACTCCCCTAGAGACGGCCGAAGCGGCCGTCAGCCCCCGCCGCCGAGGGTCTTGA
- a CDS encoding DUF302 domain-containing protein → MSYHFSKTVDVSMDQAIEHVTAALAAKGFGVLTTIDVRATLKRKLNVDFRPYIILGACNPSFAYKALQAEDKIGAMLPCNVVLQHVGDGRIEVSAVDPVASMQAIDNPSLGSTAGEVRQLLKQVVEGL, encoded by the coding sequence ATGAGCTATCATTTCAGCAAGACGGTCGACGTGAGCATGGATCAGGCGATCGAGCATGTCACGGCGGCGCTTGCCGCGAAGGGCTTCGGCGTGCTGACGACGATCGACGTTCGTGCGACCCTAAAGAGGAAGCTCAACGTCGACTTCAGGCCCTATATCATCCTCGGCGCCTGCAATCCGTCCTTCGCCTACAAGGCTCTGCAAGCAGAAGACAAGATCGGCGCCATGCTGCCCTGCAATGTCGTCCTGCAGCACGTCGGCGATGGGCGGATCGAGGTCTCGGCGGTCGATCCCGTCGCGTCGATGCAGGCGATCGACAATCCATCCCTTGGTTCGACCGCCGGAGAGGTGCGCCAGCTTTTGAAACAGGTGGTCGAGGGGCTCTGA
- a CDS encoding Spy/CpxP family protein refolding chaperone, giving the protein MSRFLITAALAIATGAASLSPTLAQSPDGTMGMMGGGCPTVGMMGHGWRGPGGWGDRGWFGGMMGRQPRMGAMVEGRLAYLKGELNVTEAQKPAWDAYAAAVGDRVDVMQGMHLTMVDKMRAGSAVERMDARIAAMEAMLESMKALKPATEGLYAVLTPEQKAIADDLIGGDCGAF; this is encoded by the coding sequence ATGTCACGGTTCCTGATCACTGCCGCGCTCGCCATCGCGACCGGCGCGGCTTCCCTGTCACCGACGCTCGCGCAATCCCCGGACGGCACGATGGGCATGATGGGCGGCGGATGCCCCACGGTCGGCATGATGGGCCATGGCTGGAGGGGGCCGGGCGGCTGGGGCGATCGCGGCTGGTTCGGCGGCATGATGGGACGGCAGCCGCGCATGGGCGCGATGGTCGAAGGCCGCCTCGCCTATCTCAAAGGCGAACTGAACGTCACCGAAGCGCAGAAGCCGGCGTGGGATGCCTATGCCGCCGCGGTCGGCGACCGGGTCGATGTCATGCAGGGCATGCACCTGACCATGGTCGACAAGATGCGCGCCGGCAGCGCCGTCGAGCGGATGGACGCCCGGATCGCCGCGATGGAGGCGATGCTGGAATCGATGAAGGCGCTGAAGCCCGCCACCGAAGGTCTCTATGCCGTGCTGACGCCGGAGCAGAAGGCGATTGCCGACGACCTCATCGGCGGCGATTGCGGCGCGTTCTGA
- a CDS encoding ribbon-helix-helix domain-containing protein, protein MSAVRKRSVSIRGHRTSFSVEQEFFDALEEIASARGISFAALVAEVDAARQRDTNLSSALRVHALKQAKAGSTGRDSDAD, encoded by the coding sequence ATGAGCGCGGTGCGCAAGCGCTCCGTGTCGATCCGCGGCCACCGCACCTCCTTTTCGGTCGAGCAGGAATTCTTCGACGCGCTCGAAGAGATCGCGTCCGCCCGCGGCATCAGCTTCGCCGCGCTGGTGGCCGAGGTGGATGCGGCGCGCCAGCGCGACACCAACCTGTCCTCCGCCCTGCGCGTCCACGCGCTGAAGCAGGCGAAAGCGGGATCGACCGGACGGGATTCGGATGCGGATTGA
- a CDS encoding DUF4169 family protein: MGEVVNLRLARKRKARAEHDAAAAANRALHGRSKAEKVAQKSDRERDKNLLDGHRLDKPDVDGQR; this comes from the coding sequence ATGGGCGAGGTCGTCAACCTTCGCCTCGCCCGCAAGCGTAAGGCACGCGCCGAGCATGACGCGGCCGCCGCCGCCAACCGCGCGCTCCACGGCCGCAGCAAGGCCGAGAAGGTGGCGCAGAAGTCCGACCGCGAGCGCGACAAGAACCTCCTCGACGGCCACCGCCTCGACAAGCCGGACGTCGACGGGCAGCGATGA
- a CDS encoding SspB family protein, with translation MAEDHIRYDILAQEALRGVMRKVLQEVQRTGLPGNHHFFITFLTGAPGVRVSTRLKERYPEQMTIVLQYPSWDLKVTDTGFEVGLSFSDVPEKLEVPFAAVRGFYDPSVNFELEFDVRTDEPVATGGDVTALPKSEAPKPQPAPRAAPKPAAKKPEPALEKAPAGDDKPAEGEGKSADVVSLDAFRKK, from the coding sequence ATGGCCGAAGACCACATCCGCTATGACATCCTCGCGCAGGAAGCCCTGCGCGGCGTCATGCGCAAGGTGCTGCAGGAAGTGCAGCGGACCGGCCTGCCCGGCAACCACCACTTCTTCATCACCTTCCTGACCGGCGCGCCCGGCGTCCGCGTCTCCACGCGGCTGAAGGAGCGCTATCCGGAGCAGATGACGATCGTCCTCCAGTACCCGAGCTGGGACCTCAAGGTCACCGACACCGGCTTCGAGGTTGGCCTGTCCTTCTCCGACGTGCCGGAGAAGCTCGAAGTGCCGTTTGCCGCCGTGCGCGGCTTCTACGATCCGTCGGTCAATTTCGAACTCGAATTTGACGTGCGCACCGACGAGCCGGTCGCCACCGGGGGCGATGTGACGGCGCTGCCGAAGTCAGAAGCGCCGAAGCCGCAGCCCGCCCCCCGCGCCGCGCCAAAGCCGGCGGCCAAGAAGCCGGAGCCCGCGCTCGAAAAGGCGCCGGCCGGCGACGACAAGCCTGCCGAGGGCGAAGGCAAAAGCGCGGACGTGGTCTCGCTCGACGCCTTCCGCAAGAAGTAG
- a CDS encoding AAA family ATPase encodes MSDRFHVVTGGPGAGKTTLLDAFARRGFPVMPEAGRAVIRQQLAIGGQALPWADRALFAELMLGWELRSHGEAASTAGPVWFDRGVPDVAGYLCLSGLDVPGHVTRAAETVRYAPRVFVLPFWADIFHADAERRQSPAEARATCETMRQTYAGFGYELCEVPTGTVERRVDFILARLRAT; translated from the coding sequence ATGTCAGATCGATTCCACGTCGTCACCGGCGGCCCCGGCGCCGGCAAGACCACGCTGCTCGACGCGTTCGCCCGGCGCGGCTTCCCGGTCATGCCGGAGGCGGGCCGCGCCGTCATCCGCCAGCAGCTCGCCATCGGCGGCCAGGCATTGCCCTGGGCCGACCGGGCCCTCTTCGCCGAACTTATGCTCGGCTGGGAGCTGCGCTCGCACGGCGAAGCCGCCTCGACCGCGGGCCCGGTCTGGTTCGACCGCGGCGTGCCGGACGTCGCCGGCTATCTCTGCCTTTCCGGCCTCGATGTCCCCGGCCATGTGACCCGGGCGGCCGAGACGGTCCGCTACGCGCCGCGCGTGTTCGTCCTGCCCTTCTGGGCCGACATCTTCCATGCGGATGCGGAACGCCGGCAATCCCCCGCGGAAGCAAGGGCCACCTGCGAAACGATGCGGCAAACCTATGCCGGCTTCGGCTACGAGCTGTGCGAGGTCCCAACGGGCACGGTGGAGCGCCGCGTCGACTTCATCCTCGCCCGGCTCCGCGCAACGTGA
- a CDS encoding glycerophosphodiester phosphodiesterase family protein, which yields MRFLVGLLILALIALYIGNASWRAAVPQDNVRLIAHRGVHQTFNRDNLENDTCTAERMDPPTHEFLENTIPSMKAAFAAGADIVELDVHPTTDGRFAVLHDWTVDCRTEGKGVTREHSLAALKALDIGYGYTADGGRTFPFRGKGVGLMPSLEEVFEAVPEGRFLVNFKSKEEREGRMLADLTAPRPAWRDAVWGVYGGDPPTRMAAELMPQAKSWTRRGLVDCLGRYIALGWSGYMPQACRDTTVMLPVNVAPWLWGWPNLFQERMREAGTDIILLGPYSSGDMGTAGIDTADEVGRIPVPFDGYVWTNRIEAIGPMLRR from the coding sequence ATGCGCTTTCTCGTCGGCCTGCTGATATTGGCTCTGATCGCTCTCTATATCGGGAACGCGTCGTGGCGCGCGGCCGTGCCGCAGGACAATGTCAGGCTGATCGCGCATCGCGGCGTCCACCAGACGTTCAACCGCGACAACCTCGAAAACGATACGTGCACGGCCGAGCGGATGGATCCGCCGACGCACGAATTCCTCGAGAACACGATCCCGTCGATGAAGGCGGCCTTCGCGGCCGGCGCCGACATCGTCGAGCTGGACGTGCACCCCACAACGGACGGCCGCTTCGCCGTGCTGCACGACTGGACGGTCGATTGCCGCACCGAGGGCAAGGGCGTGACGCGCGAGCATAGCCTCGCCGCGCTCAAGGCGCTCGACATCGGCTATGGCTATACCGCCGACGGCGGCAGGACGTTTCCGTTCCGGGGCAAGGGCGTCGGCCTGATGCCGTCGCTGGAGGAGGTGTTCGAGGCGGTTCCGGAGGGGCGCTTCCTTGTCAACTTCAAGAGCAAGGAGGAGCGGGAAGGGCGCATGCTTGCGGACCTGACCGCGCCGCGCCCGGCGTGGAGGGATGCAGTGTGGGGCGTCTATGGCGGCGATCCGCCGACCCGGATGGCCGCTGAGCTGATGCCGCAAGCGAAGAGCTGGACGCGGCGCGGCCTGGTCGACTGCCTCGGCCGCTATATCGCGCTCGGCTGGAGCGGATACATGCCGCAGGCCTGCCGCGATACCACGGTGATGCTGCCCGTCAACGTCGCGCCCTGGCTGTGGGGATGGCCGAACCTGTTCCAAGAGCGGATGCGCGAAGCCGGCACCGACATCATCCTGTTGGGTCCGTATTCGTCGGGCGACATGGGCACGGCGGGTATCGACACGGCCGATGAGGTCGGGCGTATTCCGGTGCCGTTCGACGGCTATGTCTGGACGAACCGGATCGAGGCGATCGGCCCTATGCTGCGGCGGTGA
- a CDS encoding thymidylate synthase → MKQYLDLLSHVLDNGLDRGDRTGTGTRGVFGYQMRFDLEDGFPVTTTKKLHLKSIIHELLWFLKGETNIGYLRQNGVTIWDEWADENGDLGPVYGAQWRSWPDGKGGTIDQIANVVQQIRNNPNSRRLIVSAWNPAEVDEMALPPCHCLFQFYVSEGKLSCQLYQRSADIFLGVPFNIASYALLTMMVAQVTGLKPGEFVHTLGDAHIYQNHFMQARLQLTRTPKPLPRMWINPEVKDLFSFSYEDFRLEGYEAEPSIKAPIAV, encoded by the coding sequence ATGAAGCAGTATCTCGACCTTCTCAGCCATGTCCTCGACAACGGCCTCGACCGCGGCGACCGCACCGGCACCGGCACGCGCGGCGTGTTCGGCTACCAGATGCGTTTCGACCTCGAGGACGGCTTTCCGGTCACGACGACCAAGAAGCTGCACCTGAAGTCGATCATCCACGAGCTGTTGTGGTTCCTGAAGGGCGAGACCAACATAGGCTACCTGCGCCAAAACGGCGTGACGATCTGGGACGAATGGGCCGACGAGAACGGCGACCTCGGCCCGGTCTACGGCGCGCAGTGGCGGTCGTGGCCAGATGGCAAGGGCGGCACGATCGACCAGATCGCCAATGTGGTCCAGCAGATCCGCAACAACCCGAATTCGCGCCGGCTGATCGTCTCTGCCTGGAACCCGGCCGAGGTGGATGAGATGGCGCTGCCGCCGTGCCACTGCCTGTTCCAGTTCTATGTGTCCGAGGGCAAGCTCTCCTGCCAGCTCTACCAGCGCTCGGCCGACATCTTCCTCGGCGTGCCGTTCAACATCGCCTCCTATGCGCTGCTGACGATGATGGTGGCGCAGGTGACGGGGCTGAAGCCCGGCGAATTCGTGCATACGCTGGGCGACGCGCACATCTACCAGAACCATTTCATGCAGGCGCGGCTGCAGCTCACCCGCACGCCGAAGCCGCTGCCGAGGATGTGGATCAATCCGGAGGTGAAGGACCTGTTCTCCTTCAGCTACGAGGATTTCCGGCTGGAGGGTTACGAGGCGGAGCCGAGCATCAAGGCGCCGATCGCGGTGTAG
- a CDS encoding DUF4424 domain-containing protein, whose translation MRKLLAAAFLSTWLPAFALANDTSAHFAAGGLIFVRTDSVSMESEDLYISPSEVRVAYKFRNISDVDVESVVAFPMPDITADPHSEVSIPDMASDNFLDFTVTVDGKPIEPTLDQRVFAAEVDVTDELKAAGIPLFPYGDAAEQALSKMAQDKLDDWVSRGIVMIDTYDVGEGMKDHYVPSWTLKSTYWWKMSFPKGQEIDVRHSYKPSVGGTVGLTFVTDGAVQGEQRDLYRQKYCMDAAFEKAVQKAVHAAEENVTPYVENWISYVLTTGGNWATNIGTFKLTIDKGKPDSLVSFCGEGVKKTGPTTFEMTAEDFYPEKDIEILILDKPAAQ comes from the coding sequence ATGCGCAAGCTTCTCGCCGCCGCTTTCCTGTCCACCTGGCTTCCGGCGTTCGCCCTCGCCAACGATACCAGCGCGCATTTCGCGGCGGGCGGGCTGATCTTCGTCCGCACCGATTCGGTGTCGATGGAGAGCGAGGATCTCTACATCTCGCCGAGCGAGGTGCGCGTCGCCTACAAGTTCCGCAACATTTCGGACGTCGACGTGGAGAGCGTGGTGGCATTCCCGATGCCGGACATCACCGCCGATCCGCATTCGGAAGTGTCGATTCCGGACATGGCGTCGGACAATTTCCTCGACTTCACCGTGACGGTCGACGGCAAGCCGATCGAGCCGACGCTCGACCAGCGCGTCTTCGCGGCCGAGGTCGACGTCACCGACGAGCTCAAGGCGGCCGGCATTCCGCTGTTTCCCTATGGCGACGCGGCCGAGCAGGCGCTGTCCAAGATGGCGCAGGACAAGCTGGACGACTGGGTGTCGCGCGGCATCGTGATGATAGACACCTATGACGTCGGCGAGGGGATGAAGGACCACTACGTTCCGTCCTGGACGCTGAAGTCGACCTACTGGTGGAAGATGAGCTTCCCGAAGGGGCAGGAGATCGACGTGCGCCACAGCTACAAGCCAAGCGTCGGCGGGACGGTCGGGCTGACCTTCGTGACCGACGGTGCGGTCCAGGGCGAGCAGCGCGACCTCTACCGGCAGAAATACTGCATGGACGCTGCCTTTGAGAAGGCGGTGCAGAAGGCAGTCCACGCGGCGGAGGAGAACGTCACGCCCTATGTCGAGAACTGGATCTCCTACGTGCTGACGACGGGCGGCAACTGGGCGACCAATATCGGCACGTTCAAGCTCACCATCGACAAGGGCAAGCCGGACTCGCTTGTCTCGTTCTGCGGCGAGGGCGTCAAGAAGACCGGCCCGACCACTTTCGAGATGACCGCCGAGGATTTCTATCCCGAGAAGGACATCGAGATCCTGATCCTCGACAAGCCGGCGGCTCAGTAG